The DNA window TGGTGATCGCGGTGCCCCATATCGCGCGGATGGCCAATTTCGACGATCTCGATCCGCTGTCGGCCGAGCCGGGCGTCGATCTCCGCTGGGTCCGCCCGGGCGAGCCGATCCCCGCCGAGGCCGATCTGGTACTGCTGCCGGGCTCGAAGACCACCCGGCCCGCGCTCGACTCGATCCGCGCCAATGGCTGGGACATCGACATCCTCGGCCATCTGCGCCGGGGCGGGCGGGTCGTGGGCATCTGCGCCGGGTTCCAGATGCTGGGCCGGAAGGTGCGCGACCCCGACGGCATCGAGGGCCCGCCGGGCGAGACCGAGGGGCTGGGGCTTCTGGATATCGAGACCGAGATCGGCGGCGAGAAGCGGCTGGTCGAGATCGCGGCCGAGGATGCGATCAGCGGCACAAGCGTCACCGGCTACGAGATGCATATGGGCGTGACCCGGGGGCCGGGGCTCGAGCGGCCCTGGCTGCGGCTCGACGGCCGCCCCGAGGGCGCGGTCTCGGCCGATGGCCTTGTGATGGGCGGCTATCTGCACGGGCTCTTTGCCGCCGACGGCTTCCGCCGGCACTGGCTGAGGGCGATGGGCGGGCGGGCCTCGGGGCTCGACCATGCCGCCCGGGTCGAGGCGGCGCTGGATGCGCTGGCCGACCAGCTGGAACGCGATCTCGATCTCGACGCGCTGCTGGCGCTGGCGCGATGAGCGCGCGGCGGCTGATGGTGCTGGGCACCGGCTCGGATGTGGGCAAGAGCCTGCTGGTCGCGGGGCTCGCGCGTGCCTATGCCCGCCGGGGGCTGAAAGTGGCGCCCTTCAAGGCGCAGAACATGTCGAACAATGCCGCCGTCACCGCCGATGGCGGCGAGATCGGCCGGGCCCAGGCGCTGCAGGCGCGCGCCGCGGGCGCGGCCCTGACGGTCGACATGAACCCGGTGCTGCTGAAGCCCGAGACCGATATCGACTGTCAGGTCGTGCTGCGGGGCCGCGTGCTGGGCCGCTATTCGGCCTCGGCCTATCAGGCGCTCAAGCCCGGGCTGCGGGCCGGGGTCGTGGAAAGCCTCGACCGGTTGTCGGCGGACCATGACCTGGTGCTGATCGAGGGCGCGGGCAGCGGCGCCGAGCGCTATCTGCGCCCGCAGGACATCTCGAACATGGGGCTGGCCGAGGCCGCCGACCTGCCGGTGGTCCTGCTGGGCGACGAGTCGCGCGGCGGCGTGACCGCGGCCGCCATCGGCCATCACCGGCTCTGGACCGGGGCCGAGCGGGCCCGCGTGGGCGGCGTCATCGTGACCAAGTTCCGTGGCGACCCGGCCGTCTTCGCCCCCGCCGCCGCCGAGATCCGGGCCGAGACCGGCTGGCCGGTTCTGGGGCTCTTGCGCTGGTCCGAGGCCGCGCGCGCCCTGCCCGAGGAGGATACGCTGGGGCTCGGGCGGCGCAAGGGCGCGGGCGGGCAGCTGGTGATCGCGGTGCCCGAACTGCCCCGGATCGCCAATTTCGACGATCTCGATCCGCTGGCGGCCGAACCGGGCATCGATCTGCGCTGGCTGAAGCCCGGCCAGCCGGTGCCGGGAGATGCCGATGCGGCGATCCTGCTGGGCTCGAAGACCACCCGCGCCGCGCTTGACGCGATCCGCGCCGAGGGCTGGGATATCGACCTGCGCGCCCTTCTGCG is part of the Rhodovulum sp. MB263 genome and encodes:
- a CDS encoding cobyric acid synthase; protein product: MSARRLMVLGTGSDVGKSLLVAGLARAYARRGLKVAPFKAQNMSNNAAVTADGGEIGRAQALQARAAGAALTVDMNPVLLKPETDIDCQVVLRGRVLGRYSASAYQALKPGLRAGVVESLDRLSADHDLVLIEGAGSGAERYLRPQDISNMGLAEAADLPVVLLGDESRGGVTAAAIGHHRLWTGAERARVGGVIVTKFRGDPAVFAPAAAEIRAETGWPVLGLLRWSEAARALPEEDTLGLGRRKGAGGQLVIAVPELPRIANFDDLDPLAAEPGIDLRWLKPGQPVPGDADAAILLGSKTTRAALDAIRAEGWDIDLRALLRRGGRVIGLCAGYQMLGRVVRDPKGIEGPPGETPGLGLLDIETVMTGDKRLVRIAATDRISGQPVSGYEIHMGRVAGPATARPWLDLDGTPEGAVSEDGRVMGSHVHGLFGTGAFRHHWLASIGGHAAPGRAAEDPVEAALDRLADEIEADLDLDTLLTLAR